A genome region from Lactobacillus sp. ESL0791 includes the following:
- a CDS encoding bacteriocin immunity protein has protein sequence MVKSLSNDQQQLIQEVYRELTKFYASYFSDTFNELNIGKYKQIRDAIGLVLRKFDSNDHPLEYTCKLIMYIQARVALYHLHLSGEQQQFMHNLAEKTKYTNLSFVYTTPIADVKQFI, from the coding sequence ATGGTTAAATCTTTATCTAATGACCAACAACAATTAATCCAAGAAGTTTATCGGGAATTAACCAAGTTTTATGCTAGTTATTTCAGCGATACTTTTAATGAATTGAATATTGGCAAATATAAGCAGATTCGGGATGCAATCGGCCTGGTACTACGAAAATTTGACAGCAACGACCACCCGCTTGAATACACCTGCAAGCTGATTATGTACATTCAGGCCCGGGTTGCTTTGTACCACTTGCATCTGTCCGGTGAGCAGCAGCAGTTCATGCATAATTTGGCAGAAAAAACCAAATATACCAACCTCTCGTTTGTTTATACGACACCAATTGCTGATGTCAAACAATTTATTTAG
- a CDS encoding DeoR/GlpR family DNA-binding transcription regulator → MRQEERLQEIKKILTAKHRILTRDIAKTFNISFDTARRDVIHLTVTGQALRVHGGLLEMNRESAPSFLTRNQVDSPVKNKMAQMAKHFIHPGQCDFIGPSTTLKKLCGLLTGTDIEIVTNSLDNSLAMMQASLPNVYLLGGKINKQQRYNYSLAAINTLQQVKFDTAFIGAASIADDGAYSVKMSDAELVKTAVQRAKQVVVIAENYKFDKQTTIPYLSVPLHKIDVVITDYPLAEKWQRQFNSNTQVISVLKKEENYG, encoded by the coding sequence ATGCGACAAGAAGAACGATTGCAGGAAATCAAAAAAATTTTGACTGCTAAACACCGCATTTTGACACGCGATATTGCCAAGACTTTTAATATTTCATTCGATACCGCCAGGCGCGACGTTATCCACCTGACAGTTACGGGTCAAGCCCTACGGGTTCACGGCGGCTTACTTGAAATGAATCGTGAGAGTGCCCCTAGCTTTTTGACAAGAAATCAAGTTGATTCACCGGTTAAAAATAAGATGGCGCAAATGGCCAAACATTTTATCCATCCTGGTCAATGTGATTTTATTGGACCCTCAACCACGTTAAAAAAATTGTGTGGACTGTTAACCGGAACCGATATTGAAATTGTAACTAACTCACTCGACAATTCGCTAGCAATGATGCAAGCATCCTTACCCAACGTGTACTTGCTGGGCGGAAAAATAAATAAACAGCAGCGTTATAACTATTCGCTTGCTGCAATCAATACACTGCAACAGGTAAAATTCGATACCGCATTTATCGGCGCCGCCAGCATTGCCGATGACGGTGCTTATTCCGTCAAGATGAGTGACGCTGAACTGGTTAAAACCGCGGTTCAGCGTGCCAAGCAGGTAGTCGTAATTGCAGAAAACTACAAATTCGATAAGCAGACAACGATTCCGTATTTATCGGTGCCATTGCACAAAATTGATGTTGTGATCACCGATTACCCGTTAGCAGAAAAGTGGCAGCGACAATTTAACAGCAACACCCAAGTCATTTCTGTTTTAAAAAAGGAAGAAAATTATGGTTAA
- the scrK gene encoding fructokinase ScrK: protein MLLGSIEAGGTKFVCAVGNENYQIKDQITIPTTSPAETLQKTAAYFKKFAVEAIGIASFGPIEVRQTASNYGFITDTPKAGWQNTDFVGYLKKQVDVPMFFTTDVNGSAYGEYVMSLLSNENINSLVYYTIGTGVGGGAIIDGKLVGSLGHPEMGHVLLKRHPADLEFAGVCPFHQDCLEGLVSGPTFEARLNKAGKDVPLTDPVWDIMSYYVAQAALQVTLILRPDKIIFGGGVTSEAFLKKVRRDFAKMLNDYVHVPALDQYITLPEIQNNGSATVGDFALAQRLLRE from the coding sequence ATGCTATTAGGATCAATTGAAGCCGGCGGCACCAAGTTTGTCTGTGCGGTCGGCAACGAAAACTACCAGATTAAAGACCAAATCACGATTCCGACAACCTCACCTGCAGAAACGCTGCAAAAAACTGCAGCTTATTTTAAAAAATTTGCGGTCGAAGCAATTGGGATCGCATCGTTTGGACCGATTGAGGTTCGCCAAACTGCATCTAATTACGGCTTTATCACGGACACGCCGAAAGCGGGCTGGCAGAACACGGATTTTGTCGGTTATTTGAAAAAACAGGTTGATGTGCCGATGTTTTTCACGACTGATGTCAATGGTTCGGCCTATGGTGAATACGTGATGTCATTGTTGTCAAACGAGAACATTAACTCGCTTGTCTACTACACGATTGGCACCGGTGTCGGCGGCGGGGCGATTATTGACGGCAAGCTGGTTGGGTCGCTTGGTCATCCTGAAATGGGCCATGTTTTGCTCAAGCGCCATCCCGCTGACCTGGAGTTTGCGGGCGTTTGTCCGTTCCACCAGGATTGTTTGGAGGGCTTGGTTTCGGGGCCGACATTTGAGGCGCGGTTGAACAAGGCGGGCAAGGATGTGCCGCTGACTGATCCTGTCTGGGACATTATGAGCTATTACGTTGCTCAGGCTGCTCTGCAGGTTACCCTGATTTTGCGCCCGGACAAGATTATTTTTGGCGGCGGAGTCACAAGCGAGGCCTTTTTGAAAAAGGTACGGCGGGATTTTGCCAAGATGCTTAATGATTATGTTCATGTGCCAGCACTTGACCAGTATATTACCTTGCCGGAAATTCAAAACAACGGTTCGGCGACCGTGGGTGATTTTGCATTGGCACAGCGTCTGCTGCGGGAATGA
- a CDS encoding nucleoside hydrolase, with the protein MHRTPLIISTDPGIDDAVAITIALFAPQLDLKLIVATWGNVALEKTLANAMRLETFLQTKVSVARGAQMPLLRPVINAAAVHGESGMAGYTFPEPDSRLLDHRLAAEALHEVVSTSPEKVTLMQIGPATDFALYFRQFPEDLTKIAKLVIMGGALGRGNWGPYSEYNVAGDPEAAQIVFSSGVPIMLAPLELGQQAFVDQQVLNKIRNLGRTGDMLYHLLTALNDQTANDGREIYDALAVGMLLRPDMYTFASAYVAVDTKSPLSYGASVIDFDDFFDKPQNAQVGVKVDRQEFNSWFVEAISRADKQGE; encoded by the coding sequence ATGCACAGGACACCGTTGATTATTAGTACAGATCCGGGAATTGATGATGCGGTTGCGATCACGATCGCGCTGTTTGCACCGCAGCTTGACTTGAAACTAATTGTGGCAACCTGGGGCAATGTTGCCTTGGAAAAAACTCTGGCAAACGCAATGCGGCTGGAAACTTTTTTGCAGACCAAGGTTTCGGTTGCTCGCGGAGCCCAAATGCCGCTGCTGCGTCCGGTTATTAATGCGGCGGCGGTTCATGGTGAATCCGGTATGGCCGGTTATACTTTCCCTGAGCCTGACAGTAGGCTGCTTGACCACCGTTTGGCTGCTGAAGCGTTACATGAAGTGGTTTCAACCAGTCCAGAAAAAGTAACCTTGATGCAGATTGGTCCGGCCACCGATTTTGCTCTGTATTTCAGGCAGTTTCCCGAGGATCTGACAAAAATTGCCAAGCTGGTTATCATGGGCGGCGCTCTTGGCCGGGGCAATTGGGGCCCGTACAGCGAATACAACGTTGCGGGGGACCCAGAAGCGGCCCAGATTGTTTTTTCTAGCGGCGTGCCGATTATGCTGGCACCGTTAGAGTTAGGGCAGCAGGCCTTTGTTGATCAGCAAGTTTTAAATAAAATCCGCAATTTAGGCCGAACAGGGGACATGCTCTATCATCTTTTGACTGCACTAAATGATCAAACTGCAAATGACGGCCGAGAAATTTATGATGCCTTGGCCGTGGGGATGCTGCTGCGGCCAGACATGTACACGTTTGCCTCGGCGTATGTGGCAGTAGACACGAAGAGTCCGCTGTCCTATGGGGCATCTGTGATTGATTTTGATGATTTTTTTGACAAACCGCAGAATGCTCAGGTGGGCGTCAAAGTTGACCGGCAGGAATTTAATTCTTGGTTTGTTGAGGCAATTAGTAGAGCGGATAAGCAGGGAGAATAG
- a CDS encoding PTS transporter subunit EIIC → MNKFFNFLEKRILPPLNKIANTKVIRGIMNAGLAAVPFTIVASIFLIIGNLPQIFPFAADFLSKTILRFANFYILGSTMALGSIAIYYSIAVGYYYIEEYRKAGEEQLNSFTGALLSLFAFLLTIPSVNFKDGLAQGANVKPVNGVGVVNGLSLTGGWITRFGGIGIFISIITGIVAVQLYRLCVNKNITIKMPEGVPDGVSRSFAALVPAILVAFVMIVMNVILGMFHTDLHMLLSAPFAFVKNLTGSWAGVMVILLLIHLLWIVGVHGTAIIKNSFINPILIVALTENINGAHNIFAGDFISMWVFIGGAGGTLGLVLLMAFKAKSDQLKTLGKTALLPAIFNINEPVIFGAPIVYNPYLIIPFIINPMVLASIAYFAIKIGFVGYVNAAIAWILPVGVGAWIGTRGSLTAVLVALINLAVSVLIYYPFFKLYDNKLAKEEMEKKQAIN, encoded by the coding sequence ATGAATAAGTTTTTTAATTTTTTGGAAAAACGTATATTGCCGCCGTTAAATAAAATTGCTAATACCAAGGTTATTCGGGGAATCATGAATGCCGGCTTGGCTGCCGTTCCCTTTACAATTGTGGCCTCAATCTTTTTGATTATTGGTAATCTGCCGCAGATTTTTCCTTTTGCCGCGGACTTTTTAAGCAAGACAATTTTGCGGTTTGCCAATTTTTACATTCTGGGAAGTACAATGGCCTTAGGCTCAATCGCGATTTATTATTCGATTGCGGTTGGTTACTACTATATTGAAGAGTACCGCAAGGCCGGTGAGGAGCAACTGAATTCTTTCACCGGTGCTTTATTGTCACTGTTTGCCTTCCTGCTGACGATTCCTTCTGTCAATTTTAAAGACGGGCTGGCACAAGGTGCTAATGTTAAACCGGTTAATGGCGTCGGCGTTGTTAATGGGCTTTCCTTGACCGGTGGCTGGATTACCCGCTTTGGCGGTATCGGTATTTTTATTTCAATTATTACGGGTATCGTTGCGGTTCAGTTATACCGTCTCTGTGTCAACAAGAACATTACGATTAAAATGCCGGAAGGGGTACCTGATGGAGTTAGCCGCTCCTTTGCCGCGCTGGTTCCGGCAATTCTTGTTGCCTTTGTTATGATTGTCATGAACGTGATTTTGGGGATGTTCCATACCGACCTGCATATGCTATTATCGGCACCGTTTGCTTTTGTCAAAAACCTGACGGGCTCATGGGCTGGCGTAATGGTCATCTTACTCTTAATTCACCTGCTTTGGATTGTTGGGGTCCACGGTACAGCAATTATTAAAAATAGTTTCATTAACCCAATTTTAATTGTAGCGTTAACAGAAAACATTAACGGTGCCCATAATATTTTTGCTGGTGACTTCATTAGTATGTGGGTCTTCATCGGCGGTGCCGGTGGGACACTTGGCTTAGTTTTGCTGATGGCCTTCAAGGCTAAATCTGATCAGCTGAAAACCTTGGGTAAAACAGCTCTTCTGCCCGCAATTTTCAATATTAATGAACCGGTAATTTTCGGTGCCCCGATTGTATACAACCCGTATCTGATTATTCCATTTATTATTAACCCAATGGTGCTGGCTTCGATTGCCTATTTTGCAATTAAAATCGGTTTTGTGGGTTACGTTAATGCTGCAATTGCCTGGATCCTGCCAGTCGGCGTAGGGGCCTGGATCGGCACGCGTGGAAGCTTAACCGCGGTGCTGGTTGCCTTGATCAATCTGGCTGTGTCAGTTTTGATTTACTATCCGTTTTTCAAACTGTATGATAACAAACTGGCTAAAGAAGAAATGGAAAAGAAACAAGCGATTAATTAA
- the rpiA gene encoding ribose-5-phosphate isomerase RpiA, giving the protein MNKEEQDELKKRAAVQAAQAVKPGITLGVGTGSTVAFLIDALGKRKEEEGLSFKAIVTTSSRSKKQLEGWGFKVNDMSEIDQVDLTIDGSDRVAANFDGIKGGGGALTLEKNVAVNSKKNIWIVDESKLVQRLSGFPLPVEVLPITCEQNFRRFAEQGLKPQWRMADGKRFVTHYGNYIIDLAVDPLPVPHGLADYLDHTVGVVEHGLFLGICDELIIAHSDGRIEQRVK; this is encoded by the coding sequence ATGAACAAAGAAGAACAAGATGAGTTGAAAAAACGGGCAGCAGTCCAGGCTGCCCAAGCAGTCAAGCCCGGAATTACACTAGGCGTGGGCACTGGGTCCACCGTTGCTTTTTTAATTGATGCTTTGGGCAAGCGCAAAGAGGAAGAGGGCCTTTCTTTTAAAGCAATTGTGACCACCTCAAGCCGAAGCAAGAAGCAGCTTGAAGGCTGGGGTTTCAAAGTTAATGACATGTCTGAAATTGATCAGGTAGACTTGACGATTGATGGGTCGGACCGGGTTGCCGCTAATTTTGACGGAATTAAGGGCGGCGGCGGTGCCCTCACCTTGGAAAAAAATGTTGCCGTTAATTCCAAGAAAAACATTTGGATTGTTGATGAATCAAAGCTGGTTCAGCGCTTGAGCGGCTTTCCGCTGCCGGTTGAAGTTCTGCCGATTACCTGCGAGCAGAATTTCCGCCGCTTTGCCGAGCAGGGCCTGAAGCCGCAGTGGCGGATGGCTGACGGCAAACGTTTTGTTACCCATTATGGAAATTACATTATTGACTTAGCAGTTGATCCGCTGCCGGTTCCGCACGGGCTTGCCGACTATTTAGACCATACGGTGGGTGTGGTTGAGCACGGTTTGTTTCTGGGAATCTGTGATGAGCTGATCATTGCTCATAGCGACGGGAGAATTGAGCAGCGTGTTAAGTAA
- a CDS encoding aldo/keto reductase has translation MTQEIKIGKSDVVTSSKLGLGTNKVGGHNLYQDLNEQDGYALLRASLKKEINFWDTAFAYGLGRSEEMIGDVLQEYDRSQVIVATKAAQDKDNGMAINNSPQFLQEAVDEALLRLKTDYIDIFYIHFPDEKTPKDEAVDALDEMRQAGKIRAIGVSNFSLDQIKEANKNGKVDIVENEFSLIRRQQAKETMTYLKENNISFVPFFPLASGLLTGKYKASDWDKFKQTDNCKLLGTFSEGQFDQAIASVDQVRKIAQKHEATVTQVVLAWYMANPEISVVIPGARNVRQVESNAAALDVQLTPAEYQEIDRAFSKF, from the coding sequence ATGACACAAGAAATTAAGATTGGGAAGAGTGACGTGGTCACAAGCTCGAAGTTAGGTCTTGGGACCAACAAGGTCGGCGGACACAATCTCTATCAAGATTTAAATGAGCAGGATGGCTATGCTCTGCTGCGTGCAAGCTTGAAGAAGGAAATTAACTTTTGGGACACGGCCTTTGCCTACGGCCTGGGCCGTTCCGAAGAAATGATCGGCGATGTCCTGCAGGAATATGACCGCTCACAGGTGATTGTTGCTACTAAGGCTGCTCAAGATAAAGATAATGGCATGGCCATCAATAACTCGCCGCAATTCCTGCAAGAAGCGGTTGATGAAGCCTTATTGCGTCTAAAAACTGATTATATTGATATTTTTTACATTCATTTTCCGGATGAAAAGACTCCGAAAGATGAGGCCGTGGACGCACTTGATGAGATGCGGCAAGCTGGCAAAATTCGGGCAATCGGGGTATCCAATTTTTCGCTGGATCAGATTAAAGAGGCTAATAAGAATGGCAAGGTGGACATCGTTGAGAATGAATTCAGCCTGATCCGGCGGCAGCAGGCAAAGGAAACCATGACTTATCTGAAAGAAAATAATATTTCCTTTGTTCCGTTCTTCCCGCTTGCTTCCGGCTTGTTAACCGGTAAATACAAGGCTTCCGACTGGGATAAGTTTAAACAGACCGACAACTGCAAGCTTCTTGGCACTTTTTCTGAGGGTCAGTTTGACCAGGCAATTGCCAGTGTCGATCAGGTCAGAAAGATTGCGCAAAAGCATGAAGCAACGGTCACCCAGGTAGTTTTGGCTTGGTACATGGCTAATCCGGAGATCAGCGTGGTCATTCCAGGTGCGCGAAATGTTCGGCAGGTTGAGAGCAATGCCGCAGCGCTTGATGTGCAGTTGACACCGGCTGAATACCAGGAAATTGACCGGGCTTTTAGCAAGTTTTAA
- a CDS encoding DeoR family transcriptional regulator, producing the protein MKNTLSNVYNRRSEEILFIQQQKKTTVTELMQKFAASRSTVNRDLDLLLKKQLIIKEYGSITWIGMATEEADVGQTTAVQLPFLQAADFVGVKQIFVNAGPFAEEIIKQLLALNIKVITNNLPITGLDPAAVVYVGGVIGRSSSFSFFFGDSALRTIKSFNPELAIIYATGVSQKMITTQTLEQSLIDRTMIEHAKQNWVLAMTAQENHESNFMIVKRNLVSKIFLIK; encoded by the coding sequence ATGAAAAATACCCTGAGCAATGTCTATAACCGTCGCAGCGAAGAAATTTTGTTTATTCAGCAACAGAAAAAGACGACGGTTACTGAACTGATGCAAAAGTTTGCTGCTTCCAGAAGCACGGTCAACCGCGACTTGGACTTACTTTTAAAAAAGCAGCTGATTATCAAAGAATACGGCAGCATCACGTGGATCGGGATGGCAACTGAGGAAGCGGATGTTGGGCAGACGACCGCTGTGCAACTCCCGTTTTTGCAGGCAGCGGATTTTGTCGGTGTTAAGCAGATCTTTGTCAATGCGGGTCCGTTTGCTGAAGAGATAATCAAGCAGCTTCTGGCTTTAAACATTAAAGTAATTACCAATAATTTGCCAATTACGGGACTTGATCCGGCAGCAGTTGTTTATGTTGGCGGGGTGATTGGACGGAGCAGCAGTTTTTCTTTCTTTTTTGGTGATTCGGCACTCAGAACAATCAAAAGTTTTAACCCGGAGCTGGCAATAATTTACGCAACGGGTGTTAGCCAAAAAATGATTACAACCCAAACCTTGGAGCAATCACTAATAGATCGGACAATGATTGAGCACGCAAAGCAAAATTGGGTTTTGGCAATGACTGCGCAAGAAAATCATGAGAGCAACTTTATGATTGTCAAACGTAATTTGGTAAGTAAGATTTTTCTTATAAAGTAA
- a CDS encoding GntR family transcriptional regulator gives MADFVYRTVMHDIKEKILANEYDGMRLPDERSLAEYYHVSRSSMKRAMELLSQQGIVFKKRGSGTFINPLYLKNQAMFRYEGSNLGLTDSIKAPGKKQRIKLLDFKVVKASSEIAQDLFLAENDFVYQFKRLRFLDKQPFLIERGYLPIKIVPELKADNLKESLFNYLEDTQNKVVTKAFLNITVAPSSTEDQDKMQLASTEPVGVMEGIFFLDDGTPFEVSNMRVHYQYMRFNTFVNLNR, from the coding sequence ATGGCGGATTTTGTTTACCGGACGGTAATGCATGATATCAAAGAAAAAATTTTAGCAAATGAATATGACGGCATGCGCCTGCCCGACGAACGCAGTCTAGCTGAGTACTACCATGTCAGCCGTTCATCGATGAAAAGGGCAATGGAACTGCTGTCACAGCAGGGGATTGTTTTTAAAAAACGGGGTAGCGGCACATTCATTAACCCGCTTTACCTGAAAAATCAGGCGATGTTCCGCTATGAAGGTTCAAACCTGGGCTTGACGGATAGTATCAAGGCTCCGGGGAAAAAACAGCGGATTAAGTTGCTCGACTTCAAGGTGGTTAAGGCTTCCAGTGAAATTGCGCAGGATCTGTTTCTTGCCGAAAATGATTTTGTCTATCAGTTTAAACGTCTGCGTTTTTTGGATAAGCAACCCTTTTTGATTGAACGGGGCTACCTGCCGATTAAGATTGTGCCCGAATTGAAGGCCGATAACCTTAAAGAATCACTCTTTAATTACCTTGAAGATACACAAAATAAGGTGGTCACCAAAGCCTTTTTGAATATTACGGTTGCACCCTCAAGCACAGAGGATCAGGACAAAATGCAGCTTGCCTCAACCGAGCCGGTGGGAGTAATGGAAGGGATTTTCTTCCTGGATGACGGGACTCCGTTTGAGGTGTCCAACATGCGCGTTCATTATCAATACATGCGCTTCAATACTTTTGTTAATTTGAACAGATAA
- a CDS encoding DNA starvation/stationary phase protection protein, whose translation MKYPKTKEVLNQLVADLTQMHMIVHQHHWYMRGNRFLKLHPYLDKVMDELSGQIDEIAERLIALDGDPVSTLSDIAKMTKIKDEEPNWNETIDERYAKIVDGYHYLERLYQKGLEVSDEEGDYSTNDMFTGFHTAIQKRIWMMSAEINKAPNNDPE comes from the coding sequence ATGAAATATCCTAAAACCAAAGAAGTTTTAAATCAATTAGTTGCTGATCTGACCCAAATGCACATGATCGTACACCAACATCACTGGTACATGCGCGGCAACCGGTTTTTGAAGCTGCACCCATACCTGGACAAGGTAATGGATGAGCTATCTGGCCAGATTGATGAAATAGCAGAACGCCTCATCGCGCTTGACGGCGATCCGGTTTCTACCTTGAGTGATATTGCCAAAATGACGAAGATCAAGGATGAGGAACCTAACTGGAACGAAACAATCGATGAACGTTATGCCAAGATTGTCGATGGTTACCACTACCTTGAGCGCCTATACCAAAAGGGGCTGGAGGTATCTGATGAGGAGGGTGACTATTCAACTAATGACATGTTCACCGGCTTCCATACCGCCATTCAAAAACGGATTTGGATGATGTCTGCAGAAATTAATAAGGCACCGAACAACGATCCAGAATAA
- a CDS encoding glycosyltransferase family 2 protein: MKVQVSLIVAAYNEERLLPRCLTSLAQQDFTKKYEVIVVDDGSTDKTPAIIQKYIANYPEIFKSIRQKNSGQAVARNNGLKIARGKYLGFTDADDWVEPDYISALYANIEKYQSDVAVCDVHKIFVDQNKEKDVRTLPCAEGLIAVDAYMTVAESNSYSWNKLYRREIWQSFQFKQMVYEDLDILLPIISCCRRLSYVPQPLYNYYKHDNSTTSSYLNPRLFDIFTAYRDLINDTLPVYRQEAQFCAVKRILRNMKTPGFRYYLSYFIAFLQEMDLDNNDLLRSNKFAAALSYYRQVQLLPDNFYFTSTIVMQNWQHYGKNDHLALIDSEQTLLQKLEQDGGIVVLTKSKLASPFGFLRALNNFVVWDDQHQCMMLGLRPHHPLLQYLLSAEDESDLSAQIKEIFDHPVSSAALLFDVQVLPLSALQKQLLLQP; encoded by the coding sequence ATGAAAGTTCAAGTATCATTGATTGTTGCTGCCTATAACGAAGAACGGCTCTTGCCGCGCTGCCTAACTTCTCTAGCACAGCAGGATTTTACTAAAAAATATGAAGTAATTGTGGTGGATGACGGAAGTACAGATAAGACGCCGGCAATTATTCAGAAATATATTGCAAACTATCCGGAAATTTTTAAAAGTATTAGACAAAAAAATTCAGGCCAGGCGGTTGCCCGCAATAATGGGCTCAAAATTGCACGGGGCAAGTATTTGGGTTTTACCGATGCCGATGACTGGGTGGAACCCGATTACATATCGGCTTTATATGCCAATATTGAAAAATATCAAAGTGATGTTGCTGTCTGTGATGTTCATAAAATTTTTGTCGACCAAAATAAAGAAAAAGACGTGCGGACCCTTCCCTGTGCTGAAGGACTGATTGCAGTCGATGCTTATATGACGGTCGCTGAAAGCAATTCTTATTCTTGGAACAAGTTATATCGGCGGGAAATTTGGCAGTCGTTTCAGTTCAAGCAGATGGTTTATGAAGATCTTGACATCCTGCTTCCCATTATCAGCTGCTGCCGGCGGTTGTCCTATGTTCCGCAGCCTTTATACAATTATTATAAGCATGACAACAGCACGACAAGCTCGTATCTTAATCCCCGCTTATTTGATATTTTTACCGCTTACCGTGATTTAATCAATGATACTTTGCCCGTTTACCGTCAGGAAGCCCAGTTCTGCGCGGTAAAGCGAATCCTGCGTAACATGAAGACGCCTGGTTTTAGATATTATTTGTCTTATTTTATTGCCTTTCTGCAGGAAATGGATCTTGACAATAATGACTTGCTTCGCAGCAACAAATTTGCTGCTGCTCTTTCTTATTATCGCCAAGTGCAGCTGCTGCCGGATAATTTTTATTTTACATCTACTATTGTTATGCAAAATTGGCAGCATTACGGGAAAAATGATCACTTAGCATTAATTGATAGTGAGCAAACGCTTTTGCAAAAACTGGAACAAGATGGTGGGATCGTGGTTTTGACAAAAAGTAAACTTGCTTCGCCGTTCGGATTTTTGCGGGCACTTAATAATTTTGTTGTTTGGGATGACCAGCATCAGTGCATGATGTTGGGATTAAGGCCGCACCACCCGCTGCTTCAGTATTTGCTGTCGGCTGAAGATGAATCCGATTTGTCTGCCCAAATTAAAGAAATTTTTGACCATCCGGTTTCTTCGGCTGCACTTTTATTTGATGTTCAAGTGCTGCCGCTATCTGCTTTGCAAAAACAGCTGCTTTTGCAGCCTTAA
- a CDS encoding glycoside hydrolase family 1 protein, which yields MAKNKFLWGASLSAHQTEGAWNEDGKSPSVQDVRPRANKQIADFTVAVDHYHRYREDIKLLAEMGIKALRISIPWTRIIPDGVGEVNQAGIEHYQDVIQTILDNHMIPVITTYHFDLPEVLQKHGGWTKRAMIDAYEAYVRVLFTNFGEQVKHWLTINEPNIMLLSDQKILGFSYTHQERYQAFYNLMIAEKQAIKACHELIPDGQIGPVPNISYVYPATSKPEDIRAAMYFNSVRNWAYLDFSVKGLINPIFKSYLAATGINLTILPEDRELVSQNFPDFLGINYYTSATVEFPQVGQDRMNGVSDQQSEDVFEHGFYKGVTNKYLKKNDFNWTIDPLGLETTLEMINDRYHLPIMITENGLGAYDQLTEDQQIHDQYRIDYLNQHIQSMLKAKDNGVEMIGYLPWSALDLISVHEGIKKRYGFVYVDRDEQDLKDLKRYPKDSYYWYKNLIKKMEQKNE from the coding sequence GTGGCAAAAAACAAATTTCTGTGGGGTGCATCCCTCTCGGCCCACCAGACAGAAGGGGCCTGGAATGAAGACGGCAAGTCGCCCTCTGTTCAGGATGTGCGGCCGCGGGCCAACAAGCAGATTGCCGACTTTACCGTTGCCGTTGATCACTATCACCGCTATCGCGAAGATATTAAATTATTGGCGGAAATGGGGATCAAGGCGCTGCGAATTTCAATTCCGTGGACGCGGATTATTCCTGACGGTGTAGGTGAAGTTAACCAGGCAGGAATCGAGCATTACCAAGATGTCATCCAAACGATCCTTGATAATCACATGATTCCGGTTATTACCACTTATCACTTTGACTTGCCGGAGGTTTTGCAGAAACACGGTGGATGGACGAAACGGGCCATGATTGACGCCTATGAAGCCTACGTCAGAGTATTGTTTACTAATTTTGGTGAGCAGGTGAAGCATTGGCTGACCATCAATGAGCCGAACATCATGCTGTTGTCTGACCAAAAAATTTTGGGTTTTTCATACACCCATCAGGAAAGGTACCAGGCATTTTATAACCTGATGATTGCGGAAAAACAGGCAATTAAGGCGTGTCACGAATTGATTCCTGACGGCCAGATCGGGCCGGTGCCCAACATTTCCTATGTTTATCCCGCAACTTCTAAACCAGAAGATATTCGGGCTGCAATGTACTTCAACAGTGTCCGCAACTGGGCCTATTTGGACTTTTCGGTTAAGGGGCTGATCAACCCGATCTTTAAGAGCTATTTGGCCGCCACCGGGATTAACCTAACAATTTTACCGGAAGACCGTGAACTTGTAAGTCAAAATTTCCCCGATTTTTTGGGAATAAACTATTATACAAGTGCAACGGTTGAATTTCCTCAGGTGGGACAAGACCGGATGAACGGTGTCAGTGATCAGCAGTCCGAAGATGTGTTTGAACACGGCTTTTATAAAGGAGTAACCAATAAGTACCTCAAGAAAAACGATTTCAACTGGACAATCGATCCGCTGGGGCTGGAGACAACACTGGAAATGATTAATGACCGTTACCACCTGCCAATTATGATCACGGAAAATGGCCTGGGGGCATACGACCAGTTGACAGAAGATCAACAGATTCACGACCAGTACCGAATTGATTACTTGAACCAGCATATTCAAAGTATGCTAAAGGCCAAGGACAATGGCGTTGAGATGATCGGCTACTTGCCATGGTCGGCATTGGACCTGATCAGCGTTCATGAGGGCATTAAAAAACGCTACGGTTTTGTCTATGTTGACCGGGATGAACAGGATTTAAAAGACCTAAAAAGATATCCCAAGGACAGTTATTACTGGTACAAGAATCTGATTAAGAAAATGGAGCAGAAAAATGAATAA